Proteins from a single region of Primulina tabacum isolate GXHZ01 chromosome 5, ASM2559414v2, whole genome shotgun sequence:
- the LOC142545404 gene encoding soluble inorganic pyrophosphatase PPA1 translates to MADNDGSPVAPQRRAPRLNERILSSLSRRSVAAHPWHDLEIGRGAPEIINVVIEIPKGSKVKYELDKKTGLIKVDRILYSSVVYPHNYGFIPRTLCEDNDPMDVLVLMQEPVVPGCFLRARAIGLMPMIDQGEKDDKIIAVCADDPEYRHYTDISQLAPHRLTEIRRFFEDYKKNEHKEVAVNEFLPSDTAKEAIQHSMDLYAEYILQTLRK, encoded by the exons ATGGCAGACAATGATGGATCTCCGGTAGCACCTCAAAGGCGTGCTCCTCGTTTGAATGAGAGAATTCTTTCATCTTTGTCAAGGAGATCAGTTGCAGCTCATCCTTGGCATGACCTTGAGATCG gcCGGGGAGCACCTGAAATTATCAATGTT GTGATTGAGATACCCAAAGGAAGTAAAGTGAAATACGAACTTGACAAAAAAACTGGTCTGATAAAG GTTGATCGCATTTTGTACTCCTCAGTGGTCTATCCTCACAACTACGGTTTCATTCCACGAACACTATGTGAAGATAACGACCCTATGGACGTTCTAGTCCTAATGCAG GAGCCTGTCGTCCCAGGCTGTTTTCTTCGGGCCAGAGCTATTGGCCTGATGCCTATGATTGACCAG GGAGAGAAGGATGATAAGATAATCGCGGTATGTGCTGACGATCCAGAGTATCGCCACTACACAGATATCAGTCAGCTGGCACCTCATAGGTTAACTGAAATTCGGCGCTTCTTTGAAGACT ACAAGAAGAATGAACACAAAGAGGTAGCAGTGAACGAGTTTTTGCCTTCAGATACTGCCAAGGAGGCCATTCAACACTCCAT GGACCTGTATGCTGAGTACATCTTGCAGACCTTGAGGAAATAA
- the LOC142545402 gene encoding LOW QUALITY PROTEIN: mitochondrial import inner membrane translocase subunit TIM13-like (The sequence of the model RefSeq protein was modified relative to this genomic sequence to represent the inferred CDS: deleted 1 base in 1 codon), which yields MDAFSSPPSTGSSSKFSPEDLMDQLKTQLAQAYAEEFLETVRGKCFDKCITKPGSSLSGGEDSCISRCVERYIEATGIVGRALFNQSR from the exons ATGGACGCGTTCTCTTCTCCACCATCAACTGGATCATCTTCCAAATTCTCGCCGGAGGATTTGATGGATCAGCTTAAAACTCAGCTCGCCCAGGCTTACGCCGAAGAATTTCTCGAG ACTGTTCGAGGAAAGTGCTTTGATAAGTGCATCACGAAGCCCGGTAGTAGCCTCAGTGGT GGTGAAGACAGTTGCATTTCCAGGTGTGTGGAACGTTATATCGAAGCCACTGGTATTGTCGGCAGAGCCCTCTTTAACCAGTCTCGCTGA